In a single window of the Balearica regulorum gibbericeps isolate bBalReg1 chromosome 7, bBalReg1.pri, whole genome shotgun sequence genome:
- the EIF3F gene encoding eukaryotic translation initiation factor 3 subunit F isoform X2, producing the protein MAATAPASASTPTPAPPAAAPAQSSTAAPATPAGNAPPPTAAPPPPATPVPPPAAPLSAALSGPFPGGRVVRLHPVVLASIVDSFERRNEGAARVIGTLLGTVDKHSVEVTNCFSVPHNESEDEVAVDMEFAKNMYELHKKVSPSEIILGCAPMGVPGKTMGVMFTPLTVKYVYYDTERIGVDLIMKTCFSPNRVIGLSSDLQQVGSASARIQDTLTMVLQYAEDVLSGKVAADNTVGRFLMDLINQVPKISPEDFETMLNSNINDLLMVTYLANLTQSQIALNEKLLSL; encoded by the exons ATGGCGGCGACAGCGCCTGCTTCGGCGTCGACTCCGACTCCGGCTCCTcccgcggcggccccggcgcAGAGCTCGACGGCGGCGCCCGCCACGCCGGCGGGAAACGCTCCACCCCCTACCGCTGCACCGCCTCCGCCCGCCACCCCGGTACCGCCACCAGCCGCGCCGCTCTCGGCCGCGCTCTCGGGCCCCTTCCCTGGCGGCCGCGTGGTGCGGCTGCACCCGGTCGTGCTCGCCTCAATCGTGGACAGCTTCGAGCGGCGCAACGAGGGCGCGGCGCGGGTCATCGGGACGCTGCTAG GGACCGTGGACAAGCACTCGGTGGAGGTCACCAACTGCTTCTCCGTCCCTCACAACGAGTCCGAGGATGAG GTGGCAGTCGATATGGAATTTGCAAAAAACATGTATGAGTTGCACAAGAAGGTGTCTCCTAGCGAGATCATCTTGGGCTG tgccCCAATGGGAGTCCCTGGTAAAACTATGGGCGTGATGTTCACACCTCTAACAGTGAAATATGTTTATTATGATACGGAGCGGATAGGAg tggatCTTATCATGAAGACTTGTTTTAGCCCTAATCGAGTGATTGGCTTGTCCAGTGACTTACAGCAGGTGGGGTCAGCGTCAGCCAGGATTCAGGATACCCTGACCATGGTGCTCCAGTATGCAGAGGATGTATTG TCTGGCAAAGTGGCTGCTGACAACACTGTGGGGCGATTCCTGATGGATCTTATTAACCAGGTGCCAAAGATTTCACCAGAGGACTTTGAGACGATGTTGAACAGCAATATCAAT GACCTACTGATGGTAACCTACTTGGCAAACCTCACACAGTCACAGATTGCTCTCAACGAAAAACTTCTGAGTTTATAA
- the EIF3F gene encoding eukaryotic translation initiation factor 3 subunit F isoform X1, whose protein sequence is MAATAPASASTPTPAPPAAAPAQSSTAAPATPAGNAPPPTAAPPPPATPVPPPAAPLSAALSGPFPGGRVVRLHPVVLASIVDSFERRNEGAARVIGTLLGTVDKHSVEVTNCFSVPHNESEDEVAVDMEFAKNMYELHKKVSPSEIILGWYATGHDITEHSVLIHEYYSREAHNPIHLTVDTSLQNSRMSIKAYVSAPMGVPGKTMGVMFTPLTVKYVYYDTERIGVDLIMKTCFSPNRVIGLSSDLQQVGSASARIQDTLTMVLQYAEDVLSGKVAADNTVGRFLMDLINQVPKISPEDFETMLNSNINDLLMVTYLANLTQSQIALNEKLLSL, encoded by the exons ATGGCGGCGACAGCGCCTGCTTCGGCGTCGACTCCGACTCCGGCTCCTcccgcggcggccccggcgcAGAGCTCGACGGCGGCGCCCGCCACGCCGGCGGGAAACGCTCCACCCCCTACCGCTGCACCGCCTCCGCCCGCCACCCCGGTACCGCCACCAGCCGCGCCGCTCTCGGCCGCGCTCTCGGGCCCCTTCCCTGGCGGCCGCGTGGTGCGGCTGCACCCGGTCGTGCTCGCCTCAATCGTGGACAGCTTCGAGCGGCGCAACGAGGGCGCGGCGCGGGTCATCGGGACGCTGCTAG GGACCGTGGACAAGCACTCGGTGGAGGTCACCAACTGCTTCTCCGTCCCTCACAACGAGTCCGAGGATGAG GTGGCAGTCGATATGGAATTTGCAAAAAACATGTATGAGTTGCACAAGAAGGTGTCTCCTAGCGAGATCATCTTGGGCTG GTATGCAACGGGTCATGACATCACAGAACACTCTGTCCTGATCCATGAATATTACAGCCGGGAAGCGCACAATccaatccacctcactgtggACACGAGTCTCCAGAATTCACGCATGAGCATTAAAGCCTACGTCAG tgccCCAATGGGAGTCCCTGGTAAAACTATGGGCGTGATGTTCACACCTCTAACAGTGAAATATGTTTATTATGATACGGAGCGGATAGGAg tggatCTTATCATGAAGACTTGTTTTAGCCCTAATCGAGTGATTGGCTTGTCCAGTGACTTACAGCAGGTGGGGTCAGCGTCAGCCAGGATTCAGGATACCCTGACCATGGTGCTCCAGTATGCAGAGGATGTATTG TCTGGCAAAGTGGCTGCTGACAACACTGTGGGGCGATTCCTGATGGATCTTATTAACCAGGTGCCAAAGATTTCACCAGAGGACTTTGAGACGATGTTGAACAGCAATATCAAT GACCTACTGATGGTAACCTACTTGGCAAACCTCACACAGTCACAGATTGCTCTCAACGAAAAACTTCTGAGTTTATAA